The genomic segment GCGTGCCAGGCGGGGCTGCTCCACGACGCGTACGCCGGGGGCAGGGCGGGCTCGACCACCTCGGCCTCGGCGGCGAGCTGGGCGAGGTCGCGGTCGAGGGCGGCCCTGGCCCGGGCGACGAGGTCGGCGTGCTTGGCGCGGGCGCTCTCGCGTGCGGCGTCACCGGCGCCGCCGATGCGGCCGCGCGGGTCGGAGAGGACCTTGTCGAGCTCCTGCTCCATGCGGGAGTCGGCGAAGTCGACAGCGCTGCGGTACGCCGCCGTGGTGCGGGCCAGGTCCTCGAACATGCCCCACACCTGGTTGTAGAGCCGCTCCTCCATGGACCAGCCGGTGGCGTCGCCCGCGACCGGCTGGGCGTGCTCGCCGGGGCGGGCCGGGGGCACGGTGGGCGCGGGCGGCGGGGGCGCGGTGGTCTGGCGCCTCGGGTGCGCGTAGTTGACGGGCCCGCCGCTCGGCTGGTCGGCGGGGGCGAGGGGCGTGTCGTCGCCGGGCTGTCGCGGGGGGCGGCTCTGCCCGACGTCGGGGTGGCCGTCGGGCTGCGGGGCGGGGTGGCCGTCCTGGCCCTGGGACGCGGTGCGCACCCGGGTGCCGTCGGCGGGGCGGGGCGGCGGGGCGGCCACGGAACGGGCCAGGCCCTTGGCGACCGCTTCGTTGATCGCGGCGGCCAGCTCGCGGGCCTCGGACAGGCCTTGGTCGATGAGCATGTCGGCGAGGCCGCCCGCGTATCCCTGACCGACGGCGCGGACCTTCCAGGCGCCCTGGCGGCGGTAGAGCTCCAGGGCGACGACGGCGGACTCGGCGTCCAGGTCGGTGATGGTGTAGCTGGCGATCTCGGTGCCGTCGAGTCCGGTGACCGCGACGAAGGGGGCGGCGAGGGCGCGGAACGTGGCCGGGCCCTCGACGCCGACGGGCAGCGCGAGCAGGACGCTGACGCGGTGGACGGTGTCCTGGAGCGCGCCGAGGTCGACGGCGAGGCGGTGGTCGGCGGCCGCCTGCTTGGACACCTCAAGGCCCGGCAGGTTGGGCGAGCCGGGGTGGGCCACCCATTCCACGCCGTGGACCCGGCCCCGTTCGTCGCCGAGCGTGGCGCCCGCGACGACGGGCCGGCCTGCCGACACGCGGATCTCCAGGCGGGTCCCGGGAAGCGGGTGGTTCTGCCCCCGCACCAGCTCGGCCGTCATCGCGTTCGTTCCCCCTTGTACGTACGGATGGTGCTTGTGGTGCTCGTGGTGCTTTACAGGTGCGGCAGGATCGACGGCATCAGGTCCTGGAAGGTACGGCCGTTGGCCGGGGTGCCGATGGCGGTCATCTGCCAGCCGGCGCCCGAGCGGTGGACCTTCGCCATGATCTGC from the Streptomyces venezuelae genome contains:
- a CDS encoding TerD family protein; translation: MTAELVRGQNHPLPGTRLEIRVSAGRPVVAGATLGDERGRVHGVEWVAHPGSPNLPGLEVSKQAAADHRLAVDLGALQDTVHRVSVLLALPVGVEGPATFRALAAPFVAVTGLDGTEIASYTITDLDAESAVVALELYRRQGAWKVRAVGQGYAGGLADMLIDQGLSEARELAAAINEAVAKGLARSVAAPPPRPADGTRVRTASQGQDGHPAPQPDGHPDVGQSRPPRQPGDDTPLAPADQPSGGPVNYAHPRRQTTAPPPPAPTVPPARPGEHAQPVAGDATGWSMEERLYNQVWGMFEDLARTTAAYRSAVDFADSRMEQELDKVLSDPRGRIGGAGDAARESARAKHADLVARARAALDRDLAQLAAEAEVVEPALPPAYASWSSPAWHAYRAPMEIPMALRLGDLHLPERVDLRIPMLVRLPLERGLWIDSGKALTNAFTDPAELRRLAMDTAVAHAARLLAAYPAGEFQVHVIDAAGAAASSLAPLVDAGVLAGPPATGAAGVADVLGGLTQRVDLVQMAVRGGAADALPPDLDIAEQLLIVNDFPHGFDDRAVTQLRYLADEGPAVGVHLMMVADREDAAAYGPLLDPLWRALLRLTPVPDDHLADPWVGHTWTYDPPVIPSNSQILRQLLDRIATARRNGGR